Proteins encoded together in one Laspinema palackyanum D2c window:
- a CDS encoding two-partner secretion domain-containing protein: MISPFRSIYIGWLFTLPLCGTLAIQPTHAQPLIPGTDTQTQVTPNGNTFNIEGGTLSQDGRNLFHTFVEFGLSAGEIANFMSNPQIQNILTRINGGNPSIINGLIQVTGGQSNLFLMNPSGILFGSGASLNVPGSFMATTADRMGFAGSGSVQWFDGKQPNQYSSLVGTPSQFVFSMRETGAIVNAGNLGVGPNQNLTLLGGSVVSTGTLSAQGNLIVAAVPGQSLVRISQVGHLLSFEVDPYLLPTTGGQSIWRDHQFDPQSLPELLAGGGGTHATGVQLNSDGTVTLTGSGLPLAHGDVSSRGIQAQTAIVFATGNLTAAETQIETTGNLHLQADNGVRLGDSPMNPVEVKVGRNLQIRGDRSVTVDLLNHPDSQIQVQGNLMVVSEGNITLDGALEGGGNLMIVNTASQPTGFQSRHELLLMARGNVVFGNYTGGDLGVDAGGGIQGGKISLTIAEEGNASPGGVHLSAGGIHTSHPPVNDSLQFSPGSIVVGEIAIAPSDRSVSVQATGSIQTGAISTDGGDITLSSGSDLNPGAISTAGGDIALTSDLGPIDTTGVTLDASSSSNPQGGSIALTAENQIISGDLITENNTIQITGPLQLSDAVTFRTTGTAEEAGGGNIQVTGTINGTVELNLEAGIGDVVLEGAIGNEVAIAELSIDAHSIDLLSTTTSQGAITIDATGTVTLGDRLTTTGGTVHISATDAIVTDDITTSGASIHLNSQNSQITTGNLESGAIAADGGIISLRSFSGLSTGAIDTHSTVGIGGDVTLHTEQNDLQVSFINAEGASIGGNVSIQTTGSVRIVDAFLSQTGGEFSISTAAPQGGEITITHGRSEFVIGDLDGSGIIENGAIAAITTGSGEFLSLGESVLRSRIYLNPNPSPESPDSETPDESQGTPDETATDEEETESSDPSTPSGSDPEPEEETSEDSSTDLGEETLPVEETTSVDPEPTTEAPEADSPTPEEPVAVSEPAVTPTPEEPVAVSETAVTRIPEEPVAVSEPAVTRIPGEPVAVSEAVVTPTPTPTPSEPVAVSEAVVTPTPTPTPSEPVAVSEAVVTPTP; encoded by the coding sequence ATGATTTCACCCTTCAGAAGCATCTATATCGGGTGGTTATTCACCCTTCCCCTTTGCGGGACCCTGGCAATTCAACCCACCCATGCCCAACCGCTCATTCCCGGCACCGATACCCAGACCCAAGTCACTCCGAATGGGAATACCTTCAATATTGAGGGCGGAACGCTTTCGCAAGATGGCAGGAACCTGTTCCATACTTTTGTAGAGTTTGGACTGAGTGCCGGAGAAATTGCTAACTTTATGTCTAACCCCCAGATTCAAAATATTTTGACCCGAATCAATGGGGGCAATCCTTCTATTATTAATGGGCTGATTCAAGTCACCGGAGGTCAGTCTAATTTATTTTTGATGAACCCCAGTGGTATTTTGTTTGGTTCAGGAGCGAGTTTAAATGTTCCGGGTTCATTCATGGCAACGACCGCAGACCGGATGGGATTTGCCGGGTCGGGTTCGGTGCAATGGTTTGATGGGAAACAACCCAATCAGTACAGCAGTTTGGTGGGAACTCCCAGTCAATTTGTGTTTTCGATGCGGGAAACTGGGGCGATCGTGAATGCGGGAAATTTAGGGGTTGGACCGAATCAAAATTTAACCCTACTTGGAGGTTCGGTGGTTAGTACGGGCACTCTTTCGGCGCAAGGCAATCTAATTGTGGCAGCGGTACCGGGTCAAAGTCTGGTCCGGATTAGCCAAGTCGGACATCTCCTGAGTTTTGAGGTGGACCCTTATCTGTTACCGACCACAGGGGGACAATCCATCTGGCGAGATCATCAGTTTGATCCCCAGTCTTTACCTGAATTGTTGGCGGGTGGGGGTGGCACTCATGCCACGGGAGTTCAGCTCAATTCCGATGGCACTGTCACCTTGACGGGTTCAGGGTTGCCCTTGGCACATGGAGATGTTAGTAGTCGTGGGATTCAGGCTCAAACTGCAATTGTGTTCGCCACGGGCAATTTAACGGCGGCAGAAACTCAGATCGAAACTACGGGGAATTTGCATTTGCAAGCGGACAACGGGGTGAGATTGGGAGATAGCCCGATGAATCCGGTTGAGGTGAAGGTGGGGCGGAATTTGCAGATTCGCGGCGATCGCAGCGTTACCGTCGATCTACTCAATCACCCCGATTCTCAAATCCAGGTCCAGGGGAATCTGATGGTAGTCAGTGAGGGCAACATCACTCTGGATGGCGCTTTGGAAGGCGGAGGAAATCTGATGATTGTCAATACCGCATCCCAACCGACAGGGTTTCAAAGTCGCCATGAGTTGCTGCTGATGGCGAGAGGGAATGTGGTCTTTGGAAATTATACGGGGGGAGATCTGGGGGTTGATGCCGGAGGAGGCATACAAGGTGGAAAAATTTCCTTGACGATCGCCGAGGAAGGCAATGCTTCCCCAGGTGGGGTTCACTTAAGTGCAGGGGGGATACACACTTCACACCCCCCGGTGAATGACTCCCTCCAATTCTCTCCCGGAAGCATCGTTGTCGGAGAAATTGCGATCGCCCCTTCGGATCGTTCGGTGAGTGTCCAGGCAACGGGAAGCATTCAAACTGGAGCCATCTCTACGGATGGGGGCGATATTACCCTCTCCAGTGGCAGTGACCTCAACCCTGGAGCCATCTCTACCGCTGGGGGCGATATTGCCCTGACTAGCGATTTGGGTCCCATTGATACGACTGGGGTTACCCTGGATGCTTCTTCTTCCTCTAACCCGCAAGGAGGGTCGATCGCCTTAACGGCTGAGAATCAGATTATTTCTGGGGATTTAATCACTGAAAATAACACCATTCAAATTACGGGTCCTCTGCAACTTTCTGATGCTGTGACATTCCGCACCACGGGGACCGCAGAGGAGGCCGGAGGTGGCAATATTCAGGTAACGGGAACGATTAATGGCACTGTTGAGTTAAATCTGGAGGCAGGAATCGGGGATGTTGTCCTAGAAGGGGCGATCGGGAATGAAGTGGCGATCGCCGAGTTGTCTATTGATGCTCACAGCATTGATTTACTCTCTACTACGACGAGTCAAGGGGCGATCACCATTGATGCCACAGGTACCGTCACCCTGGGCGATCGCCTCACTACTACCGGGGGAACGGTCCATATTAGCGCCACCGATGCCATTGTCACCGATGACATCACCACCTCTGGGGCTTCGATTCACCTCAACAGTCAGAATAGCCAGATCACCACGGGGAATTTAGAGAGTGGGGCGATCGCTGCTGATGGCGGAATCATTAGTCTGCGCTCTTTCTCGGGTCTCTCCACCGGGGCGATCGATACCCATTCGACAGTCGGTATTGGCGGTGACGTCACCCTGCACACCGAGCAAAATGATCTCCAAGTCTCCTTTATTAATGCAGAAGGAGCAAGCATCGGTGGCAACGTCTCCATTCAAACCACGGGTTCCGTGCGAATCGTCGATGCTTTTCTGTCCCAAACCGGTGGCGAGTTCAGCATTTCCACTGCTGCACCTCAAGGCGGTGAAATTACCATCACTCATGGCAGAAGTGAATTTGTGATTGGGGATCTCGATGGCAGTGGCATCATTGAAAACGGAGCCATTGCCGCTATTACCACCGGATCGGGAGAATTTCTGTCCCTCGGAGAATCCGTTTTGCGATCGCGCATTTACCTCAACCCCAATCCCTCCCCAGAATCCCCTGACTCAGAAACCCCCGACGAGTCCCAGGGAACCCCTGACGAAACCGCTACTGATGAGGAAGAAACCGAGAGTTCCGATCCATCAACTCCTTCGGGGTCCGACCCTGAACCCGAGGAGGAAACATCGGAGGATTCTTCCACGGATTTAGGAGAAGAAACGCTTCCAGTCGAGGAGACGACATCGGTTGATCCAGAACCAACTACGGAAGCACCTGAAGCCGACTCCCCCACTCCAGAGGAACCTGTAGCAGTGTCAGAACCGGCAGTGACTCCTACTCCCGAGGAACCTGTGGCAGTGTCAGAAACGGCAGTAACTCGGATTCCAGAGGAACCTGTGGCGGTGTCAGAACCGGCAGTAACTCGGATTCCAGGGGAACCTGTAGCGGTTTCTGAAGCAGTGGTAACTCCCACTCCAACTCCCACTCCATCGGAACCTGTAGCGGTTTCTGAAGCAGTGGTAACTCCCACTCCAACTCCCACTCCATCGGAACCTGTAGCGGTTTCTGAAGCAGTGGTAACTCCCACTCCA
- the crtB gene encoding cyanoexosortase B has product MQIGHKVPFSFDKNYPWIVLGILSVLYTPLLFHWYDGWMNKSISLEHEYFSHGLIGLPFAAYICWQDKRKSWQKLPQQTHPLGVILMAIGGIFYVTGLPDFVNLSFPIVLAGICLWLKGIPGFRLQIFPLLLVFLATPNQVPYLIAPYTLPLQSFIAGCAGFILSHAGLNVTVEGIYLFVNQRVVEVAPHCAGLKMLLTSLYVALMLLYWTGSNESRSKTTLFLASTVAIAVIGNIIRNALLTYFHGAGHEHLFEWLHEGWGGDLYSAAMLGLLIPTLKGIDWIVHYFSVPMEDPT; this is encoded by the coding sequence ATGCAAATTGGGCATAAAGTTCCTTTTTCATTTGATAAAAATTACCCGTGGATTGTACTTGGAATCCTCAGCGTACTTTATACTCCCCTCCTCTTCCATTGGTACGACGGGTGGATGAATAAAAGCATCAGTCTCGAACATGAATATTTTAGTCATGGATTAATTGGACTACCCTTTGCTGCCTATATTTGCTGGCAGGACAAGCGTAAATCTTGGCAAAAACTGCCTCAACAGACCCATCCCCTAGGGGTGATTTTGATGGCGATCGGGGGAATTTTTTATGTCACCGGCTTACCCGATTTTGTCAATTTATCGTTCCCCATCGTCCTCGCCGGAATCTGTTTATGGCTGAAAGGAATTCCGGGCTTCAGGCTTCAAATCTTTCCACTCCTGTTAGTATTCCTAGCCACTCCAAACCAAGTCCCCTACTTGATTGCACCTTATACCCTCCCCTTACAAAGTTTTATTGCCGGTTGTGCGGGATTTATCTTATCCCATGCAGGATTGAATGTCACCGTAGAAGGAATTTATCTATTCGTCAATCAACGAGTGGTAGAAGTTGCACCACACTGTGCCGGATTGAAAATGCTCCTCACCAGTCTGTATGTGGCGTTAATGTTACTTTACTGGACGGGATCGAATGAGTCGCGGAGCAAAACCACTTTGTTTTTAGCCAGTACCGTGGCGATCGCCGTGATCGGTAATATTATCCGCAATGCCCTTCTGACCTACTTTCATGGGGCGGGTCATGAACATTTGTTTGAATGGCTTCATGAAGGATGGGGCGGAGACCTCTATTCCGCTGCCATGTTAGGACTGTTAATTCCTACTCTCAAAGGAATTGATTGGATTGTTCATTATTTTTCAGTTCCAATGGAAGACCCCACCTAA
- a CDS encoding CHAT domain-containing protein — TPTPSEPVAVSEAVVTPTPSEPVAVSEAVVTPTPSEPVAVSEPQGTDIPRNIPIEENQGTVEAIPILEQVIPPGVVEILPSEPVELPIIQEVVAEPIAVMAPEILQNPAQLSQAVGAGVEPVAGTPELAAPPPRAIVLPKPTEQSSPVVPPPGLPRNEESENALGVVQMEMGNLGTREVPILHVERIPSSIPPSSVEGRVPTAPIEQEGGTLAIFEVEAIASPGETPEAQISVQSQLEAEAIAQATIPQIEQRRMQEFYQHQQGPLSEDEAGAKNVRDLLVGIRQEINVNPAVVYAMSLPEELQLVVMTAEGVPIIRTIPTASRDALRAKVTELLSELTNPRKTNTDSYMSASVQLYEWLIAPIAAELEAAGIDMLMFSLDAGLRGIPLAALHDGEQFLIEKYRLGLIPSVNLTETGYKNLNETRVLAMGASDFQDTTIPSLSAVPVELGLISEVFSLENYFLNEAFTADNLRDSRRQQNFDIIHLATHVKFYGGMEQTEAGFPDSRRQSYIQFWDEQVPLEQMRQLGLDAGTVELLVLSACETAVGSSEAELGFAGLALQMGVKSVLASLWQVDDQGTLGLMGEFYQQLSAQEQTIKSEALRQAQLAFLRGEVRMSGEQLVTSRGAIDLPPQIADQMGDRRFAHPYYWAAFTLVGSPW, encoded by the coding sequence AACTCCCACTCCATCGGAACCTGTAGCGGTTTCTGAAGCAGTGGTAACTCCCACTCCATCGGAACCTGTAGCGGTTTCTGAAGCAGTGGTAACTCCCACTCCATCGGAACCTGTAGCGGTTTCTGAACCCCAGGGGACCGATATCCCTAGGAATATCCCGATAGAAGAGAATCAAGGGACGGTGGAAGCGATTCCGATACTGGAACAGGTTATCCCTCCTGGGGTGGTGGAAATTTTACCTTCAGAACCTGTCGAGTTGCCGATTATTCAGGAAGTGGTGGCGGAACCGATCGCAGTCATGGCGCCGGAAATACTTCAGAACCCGGCACAGTTGAGTCAGGCAGTGGGAGCCGGGGTGGAGCCAGTGGCGGGGACTCCGGAACTCGCTGCGCCTCCTCCACGGGCGATCGTCTTGCCAAAACCGACGGAGCAATCCTCCCCGGTGGTCCCTCCACCCGGGTTGCCTCGGAATGAGGAATCGGAAAATGCTCTGGGTGTTGTGCAGATGGAGATGGGGAATTTAGGGACTCGTGAAGTTCCGATTCTTCACGTTGAGAGGATCCCGAGTTCCATTCCACCGAGTTCAGTGGAGGGGAGGGTTCCGACTGCGCCGATAGAGCAGGAGGGAGGGACCCTCGCCATCTTTGAGGTGGAGGCGATCGCCTCCCCTGGAGAAACGCCAGAAGCTCAAATTTCAGTTCAGTCGCAATTAGAGGCAGAGGCAATCGCTCAAGCGACTATTCCTCAGATTGAACAGAGGCGGATGCAGGAATTTTACCAGCATCAGCAGGGTCCTCTCTCGGAAGATGAGGCGGGTGCCAAAAATGTCAGGGATTTGCTGGTGGGAATTCGTCAAGAAATCAATGTCAATCCTGCGGTTGTCTATGCGATGTCCCTTCCCGAAGAATTGCAATTAGTCGTGATGACGGCAGAAGGGGTCCCGATCATCCGCACGATTCCGACAGCTTCGCGGGATGCTCTGCGAGCTAAAGTCACTGAATTACTCTCGGAACTGACGAATCCGCGCAAAACCAATACCGACAGTTACATGAGCGCCTCGGTGCAACTTTATGAGTGGTTAATTGCACCGATCGCCGCTGAATTGGAAGCTGCCGGAATCGATATGTTAATGTTTTCCCTTGATGCAGGACTGCGAGGGATTCCTCTGGCGGCACTCCATGATGGAGAACAGTTTTTAATAGAAAAATACCGACTGGGTTTAATCCCCAGTGTGAACCTCACGGAGACGGGTTACAAAAATTTAAACGAGACTCGGGTTCTGGCAATGGGAGCCTCTGATTTTCAAGATACTACCATTCCCTCCTTAAGTGCGGTTCCGGTTGAATTAGGGTTGATTTCTGAAGTCTTTTCCCTGGAGAACTACTTTCTGAATGAAGCGTTTACCGCTGATAATTTACGCGATTCCCGTCGCCAACAAAACTTTGACATTATCCATCTGGCAACTCATGTCAAGTTTTATGGAGGAATGGAACAAACAGAAGCGGGTTTTCCGGATTCTCGACGTCAATCTTACATTCAATTTTGGGATGAACAGGTTCCCTTGGAGCAAATGCGGCAGTTAGGATTGGATGCCGGAACGGTGGAATTGTTGGTGTTAAGTGCTTGTGAAACTGCGGTGGGAAGTTCCGAGGCGGAGTTAGGGTTTGCCGGATTAGCGTTGCAAATGGGGGTGAAGTCGGTTTTAGCGAGTTTGTGGCAGGTGGATGATCAGGGAACGTTAGGGTTGATGGGTGAGTTTTATCAACAACTGAGTGCTCAAGAGCAAACAATTAAATCGGAAGCGCTCAGACAGGCACAGCTTGCGTTTTTACGGGGGGAAGTCCGGATGAGTGGTGAGCAATTAGTGACTTCCCGAGGGGCGATCGATTTACCGCCACAGATCGCGGATCAAATGGGCGATCGCCGGTTTGCTCATCCTTATTATTGGGCGGCATTTACCCTCGTCGGTAGTCCTTGGTAG
- a CDS encoding DegT/DnrJ/EryC1/StrS family aminotransferase yields the protein MKPTPETVPFVDLTQQHQPIQAEIERAIQTVIERGDFVLGQALGEFENSFAQACGVEFGVGVACGTDAIALALQASGMGPGDEVILPANTFIATLIGVLRVGATPVLVDCDPATALIDLEAVEKAITPKTRALLPVHLYGQMVSPGRLRELAAAHNLICVEDAAQAHLAEREGVRAGAVGRAAAFSFYPSKNLGCFGDGGMVVTGDRELAQKLRSLRNYGAPKKYLHADHGTNSRLDTLQAAILQAKLPYLPDWNQARNACAQQYDALLEPLGDRGIIPIRNLSGSGHVYHLYVIRITPECILNRDILLEKLGSEGIQSGIHYPLPCHLQPAYQNLGYQAGDFPYAEALCEEILSLPLYPGLSPAQIERVVEAIALAVR from the coding sequence ATGAAACCCACTCCCGAAACTGTTCCATTTGTTGACCTCACCCAACAACACCAGCCGATTCAAGCAGAAATAGAACGGGCCATCCAAACCGTAATTGAACGCGGAGATTTTGTTTTAGGACAAGCCTTGGGAGAATTTGAAAACAGCTTCGCCCAAGCTTGTGGCGTGGAATTTGGCGTGGGGGTTGCCTGTGGGACCGATGCGATCGCCCTGGCACTCCAAGCATCCGGAATGGGTCCAGGAGATGAGGTTATCCTCCCCGCTAATACCTTTATCGCCACCCTGATTGGCGTCCTGCGGGTCGGGGCCACTCCAGTCCTCGTGGATTGTGACCCCGCCACTGCTTTAATCGACCTAGAAGCCGTAGAAAAAGCCATCACCCCCAAAACTCGCGCTTTGTTGCCGGTCCATCTCTACGGGCAAATGGTCTCCCCTGGAAGGCTCAGGGAACTCGCCGCAGCCCACAATCTGATTTGTGTTGAAGATGCCGCCCAAGCGCACCTGGCCGAACGAGAAGGAGTCCGTGCCGGTGCTGTAGGTCGGGCTGCCGCCTTTAGCTTCTACCCCAGTAAAAATCTCGGCTGTTTTGGGGATGGGGGCATGGTCGTCACCGGCGATCGCGAATTGGCTCAAAAATTGCGAAGCTTACGCAATTATGGCGCGCCCAAAAAGTATCTTCATGCCGATCACGGCACCAATAGCCGTCTCGATACCCTCCAGGCGGCCATCCTTCAGGCCAAACTTCCCTACTTACCGGACTGGAATCAAGCCCGAAATGCCTGCGCTCAACAGTACGATGCCTTGCTCGAACCCCTTGGCGATCGGGGCATCATCCCCATCCGCAACCTCAGTGGTAGCGGTCACGTTTATCACCTCTACGTTATCCGCATCACCCCAGAGTGCATTCTAAATCGGGACATCCTCTTAGAAAAACTGGGTTCCGAAGGCATTCAAAGCGGCATTCATTATCCCTTACCTTGTCATCTACAACCGGCTTATCAAAATTTAGGCTATCAAGCGGGGGATTTTCCATACGCTGAAGCCCTGTGCGAAGAGATTTTGTCTCTCCCCCTGTATCCCGGTTTGAGTCCTGCACAAATCGAGCGGGTGGTTGAGGCGATCGCATTAGCAGTCCGTTAG
- a CDS encoding PAS domain-containing sensor histidine kinase translates to MKIVELECDAGEEISKFPFFDLSDDLLCVINSNGDFQHINGSGEKILGFPFSELQQKSFLDGVHPEDRFSTREQLAQLSGDLGTIAFENRYQCKNGDYKRLSWKAIRRGSEPLIWAIARELSPIPEQSRESPPPAEDYQAFFDLSLDLFCTVSFDGHFRSLNPAWEKTLGFAPEDLRSTAFIEFVHPQDHESTLMEFVKLLQGCHTHSFENRYRCKNGDYRWLLWSACLGRDRQCIYAIGHDITERKYAEIEGDRAYEETRTFLNQLEVKLQSRSLAFNSAIYKLQNEIAERRETEKSLEKEREFLKALLNTVDAGIIAGDAQGNLILFNRSIRDLYGLPDDSIAPEDWFNYYDLYQGDGITPISPEQIPLKRALNGERVKKEEIIIAPKVGEPRIAVASGEPIFDEEGNQIGAVIAFHDITESKQKAQALQESAHEKTELIQSLQNQAQQLQNTLQELQRTQTQLIQSEKMSSLGQLVAGVAHEINNPVNFIYGNLAHVNDYLADLLKLLNLYQTHYPEPVEDIHEFQEDIDLDFLQSDLPKLLNSMKVGSERIRQIVLSLRNFSRLNEAERKPVDIHEGIDNTLLIVHNRLREKNGNSGISVIKEYGQLPRIECYPAQLNQAIINIITNAIDALESLKGQESFSDQTPTLRIRTECLDNQWVAIHIQDNGPGMNPGVKEQIFNPFFTTKPVGKGTGLGLSIAYQIIAHKHSGELTCHSEPGQGAEFVIQIPLQQPPI, encoded by the coding sequence ATGAAAATCGTAGAATTGGAGTGTGATGCAGGGGAGGAAATCTCAAAGTTTCCCTTTTTTGATTTATCCGACGATCTCCTGTGCGTGATTAATAGCAATGGAGATTTTCAGCACATTAATGGTTCGGGAGAAAAAATCCTAGGATTTCCCTTCAGTGAACTGCAGCAGAAATCCTTTCTCGATGGTGTGCATCCAGAAGATCGATTTTCAACCCGAGAACAGCTTGCCCAACTCAGTGGAGATCTCGGGACGATCGCCTTTGAGAACCGCTATCAATGTAAAAATGGTGACTATAAGCGGTTATCCTGGAAAGCCATAAGGCGCGGGAGTGAACCGCTCATTTGGGCGATCGCCCGGGAACTCTCGCCGATTCCAGAACAGAGTCGGGAATCCCCCCCTCCGGCAGAGGATTATCAGGCTTTTTTTGACCTTTCCCTAGACTTATTTTGTACGGTAAGTTTTGATGGACATTTTCGCAGTTTAAATCCCGCCTGGGAAAAGACCCTAGGTTTTGCCCCGGAGGACCTGCGTTCGACAGCCTTTATCGAATTTGTCCATCCCCAAGATCATGAAAGCACCTTGATGGAATTCGTCAAACTCCTTCAAGGATGTCATACTCACTCCTTTGAGAACCGTTATCGGTGCAAAAACGGGGATTATCGGTGGTTATTGTGGAGTGCCTGCCTAGGACGAGATCGCCAATGTATTTATGCGATCGGCCATGATATTACCGAACGTAAATATGCCGAAATCGAAGGCGATCGCGCTTATGAAGAAACCCGCACCTTCCTCAATCAACTTGAAGTCAAACTGCAAAGTCGCAGTTTAGCCTTTAACAGTGCCATCTATAAACTGCAAAATGAAATCGCCGAACGCAGGGAAACCGAAAAATCCCTAGAAAAAGAGCGGGAATTTTTAAAAGCCTTACTCAATACCGTTGATGCTGGAATTATCGCCGGGGATGCCCAGGGAAACCTCATCCTATTCAACCGTTCAATTCGCGATTTATATGGCTTACCCGATGACTCCATTGCTCCGGAGGACTGGTTTAATTATTATGATTTATATCAGGGAGATGGTATTACTCCCATCTCTCCAGAGCAAATTCCCTTAAAGCGTGCGCTCAATGGGGAACGGGTTAAAAAAGAGGAAATTATCATTGCGCCCAAGGTGGGGGAACCCCGGATCGCCGTTGCCAGTGGCGAGCCAATTTTTGATGAAGAGGGCAATCAAATTGGGGCAGTGATTGCTTTCCATGATATTACCGAAAGCAAACAAAAAGCCCAAGCGCTTCAGGAATCCGCCCACGAAAAGACCGAATTGATTCAATCGTTGCAAAACCAAGCTCAACAGCTTCAAAACACCTTACAAGAACTGCAACGCACTCAAACCCAACTCATTCAAAGCGAAAAAATGTCCAGTTTGGGACAATTAGTCGCTGGAGTGGCCCATGAAATTAACAATCCCGTTAATTTTATTTATGGAAACCTTGCTCATGTTAACGACTATCTCGCGGATTTACTTAAACTTTTGAATCTTTACCAAACCCATTATCCCGAACCCGTTGAAGACATCCATGAATTTCAGGAGGATATTGACCTCGACTTTTTGCAAAGCGACTTGCCCAAATTGCTGAATTCCATGAAAGTTGGGTCAGAACGCATCCGTCAAATTGTGCTGTCCCTGCGGAATTTTTCGCGACTGAACGAAGCGGAACGCAAGCCGGTAGATATTCATGAAGGAATTGATAATACCCTGCTCATTGTCCACAATCGGTTGAGAGAAAAAAACGGAAATTCAGGGATTTCCGTGATTAAAGAATATGGTCAACTGCCTCGAATAGAATGCTATCCGGCGCAACTGAATCAAGCTATTATCAATATTATTACCAATGCGATCGATGCTTTGGAAAGCCTGAAAGGGCAAGAGAGCTTCAGCGACCAAACTCCTACCCTTCGCATCCGCACCGAATGCTTAGATAACCAGTGGGTAGCCATTCACATTCAAGATAACGGTCCCGGAATGAACCCCGGGGTTAAAGAACAAATCTTTAATCCATTTTTCACCACCAAACCCGTTGGGAAAGGAACCGGATTGGGGTTATCCATTGCCTATCAAATTATTGCCCACAAGCATAGCGGCGAGTTAACTTGTCACTCGGAACCGGGACAAGGCGCAGAATTTGTCATTCAAATTCCCCTACAGCAACCCCCAATCTAA
- a CDS encoding cyanoexosortase B system-associated protein, with amino-acid sequence MKVMYLPKFLHNYSLARVALLLFMLVIFAVGAVPSYFSGKWAWVSPPNLVNLKELKELTKTGLTLSEGETSAPQIVKIGGRNWVQQNIQEGDRFVAGLLLLNQTGPMHQPQVEWMDIDGFWRWKTDSERSLTFEVNPESTPNPNQTVQVKARLFRGWTTAQTYAIAQWYSWPTGGNPAPFSWFWRDRLAQLQGHRLPWIAVNLIIPIEPFGEIESVRPLVESLSQNIQKALIEGPFTPQTKSE; translated from the coding sequence ATGAAAGTCATGTATTTACCCAAATTCCTGCATAATTATTCCCTAGCGCGAGTTGCTTTACTGTTATTTATGTTGGTCATATTCGCGGTAGGGGCAGTTCCCAGCTACTTCAGTGGAAAATGGGCCTGGGTCTCTCCTCCGAATCTAGTCAATCTGAAGGAGTTAAAGGAATTGACGAAGACGGGGTTAACCCTGAGTGAAGGGGAAACCAGTGCACCCCAGATTGTGAAAATTGGGGGTCGAAATTGGGTGCAGCAGAATATTCAGGAAGGCGATCGCTTCGTGGCGGGTCTGTTGTTGCTCAATCAAACGGGTCCGATGCATCAACCGCAAGTGGAGTGGATGGATATCGATGGATTTTGGCGGTGGAAAACAGATTCCGAGCGATCGCTAACCTTTGAGGTGAATCCAGAATCCACCCCTAACCCGAATCAAACGGTTCAGGTGAAAGCCCGATTATTCCGAGGATGGACCACGGCTCAAACCTACGCGATCGCCCAGTGGTATAGCTGGCCCACCGGCGGAAATCCCGCCCCCTTTAGCTGGTTCTGGCGCGATCGCCTCGCCCAACTCCAGGGACATCGCCTTCCCTGGATCGCCGTTAACCTTATTATTCCCATAGAACCCTTTGGGGAGATAGAATCAGTCAGACCCCTTGTTGAATCCTTAAGTCAAAACATTCAAAAGGCTTTAATTGAGGGTCCCTTTACTCCCCAGACCAAAAGCGAATGA